Proteins found in one Haloferax litoreum genomic segment:
- a CDS encoding AIR synthase family protein: MTDLGKVDRDFFDEYIYPRLGADRDDVALGPTHGVDFGLLDIDGTAVALATDPISVLPALGFDRAGRFAIDIVLSDIAVSGLDPSHIAISFTLPPEMSDAEFAELWNAMHEEAADLGVSIVTGHTARYSGCSYPWVGGATALAVGDHEDVVRPDGARPGDDVLVTKGPAVETTGLLTTLFPDGFDGLDADVLETAQERLDETDAVRDAMTVSAAGGRKVHAMHDATECGVHGALNEIAQSAGVQLEIDESSIPFRPGVREVCDYLDIDPWRATTAGTLVVALDPSVTDDVISALEARGTPVGVAGTVVDGEGVVVDGERIEHPDVDPSWEAYERLATAATDE; encoded by the coding sequence ATGACCGACCTCGGAAAGGTCGACCGCGACTTCTTCGACGAGTACATCTATCCACGTCTCGGCGCAGACCGAGACGACGTCGCGCTCGGCCCGACCCACGGCGTCGATTTCGGCCTCCTCGATATCGACGGAACCGCAGTCGCACTCGCGACGGACCCGATATCCGTGCTTCCAGCCCTCGGGTTCGACCGCGCGGGGCGGTTCGCTATCGACATCGTCCTCTCTGATATCGCCGTCTCCGGACTCGACCCCTCGCACATCGCCATCTCGTTTACCCTCCCGCCGGAGATGAGCGACGCCGAGTTCGCCGAACTCTGGAACGCGATGCACGAAGAAGCGGCGGACCTCGGCGTGAGCATCGTCACTGGCCACACCGCCCGCTACTCCGGGTGTTCGTACCCGTGGGTCGGCGGTGCCACCGCGCTGGCCGTCGGCGACCACGAAGATGTGGTCCGCCCCGACGGTGCACGACCCGGTGACGACGTTCTCGTGACGAAAGGACCCGCAGTCGAGACGACTGGCCTCTTGACGACGCTCTTCCCAGATGGATTCGACGGCCTCGACGCCGACGTTCTCGAAACCGCACAGGAACGCCTCGACGAGACGGACGCCGTCCGCGACGCGATGACCGTCTCGGCGGCCGGTGGCCGAAAGGTCCACGCGATGCACGACGCGACCGAATGTGGCGTCCACGGCGCACTCAACGAGATTGCGCAGAGCGCCGGCGTCCAACTCGAAATCGACGAGTCGAGTATCCCCTTCCGGCCGGGCGTTCGCGAGGTGTGCGACTATCTCGACATCGACCCGTGGCGAGCGACGACTGCCGGGACGCTCGTCGTCGCACTTGACCCATCCGTCACCGACGACGTGATTTCGGCGCTCGAAGCTCGTGGAACGCCTGTCGGCGTCGCGGGAACCGTCGTCGATGGCGAGGGCGTC